DNA from Lacibacter sp. H375:
AGATAATTGAGAATGCGTTGGGGAAATATCATTATTATGTTATCATGCCTCATTTCTATCTAAATGCAAAACCTGAAGAATACCGTAAGATATTCGAGATGATCCCTGAGCAGGAGCTCGTTATTTTAGACAAGCAGGTTAAAGGATTTAAGAAGAACTGTATTGAGGTGTACCAGGATTTTCAAAATGATATTTATTCGGCCTTGTCAGATGCTGATGATTTATTGTTAAAATATAAACGAGTTGTAGTTGTTCTTAAAAAAGAAGGCCACCACCCAAGAGAAATTATTAAAGGAGTTCAGCAGTATTGCTTCGAATTTAAAAAGGAGTTGGAAGTACTTTCGAATACTGATACATTAGAACTTGAAAAAGGAACAGTTTATATTGAAACAACTGAGGCCGATCTCGCATTGCTGATAAAGAAAGCACGCCAATCCAAAATGATACCTGGTAAAGACATTGGTATTATTTCATTCAATGAAACAGTGTTAAAAGAACTACTGGATGTTACCGTGATAACAACCGATTTCGAAGCGATGGGAAGGACTGCTGCAAAATGTATTCTTGATAATAATTTTCGAAAGATCCGGAACCCGTTTTATATGATCAGAAGAAAAACGCTTTAGTTGATAATTAATCTGTGTATTTGTTATCTGCTACACAATGCTCAAAGCAAGGAAGCCATTGAATGAAAGCAGCTTCCGTCTGAAGTTTTTTCCATTTGGATATAAATCTTATGACCATTAATTCCAATTCAACTCATACAAATTATACTCAGGAATGAAAAAAATACATGGTTTGGTTTTAACCTTCTTTGCTTTACACTGTGCCTTTGCACAAACGCTTTCACCAATAGTAAAACAACATAATGGGTTTAATTATCAACGGTTGGCGCAAATTGATACCATCTTGAAAAATTATCAGGATCAAAACTGGCTTGTTGGAGCTGTTGTAATTATAGTTAAAGACAATCAGGTTGTTTATTATAAGGGAAGTGGATATGCAAATCGTTTGAGTAAAACAAAAATGCAGGCCGACGCAATTTTCAGGATAATGAGCCAGACCAAAGCCATTACAAGTTTTGCAATTATGCAGTTACTTGAGCGGGGAAAGTTAAGCCTCGACCAACCTATTTCAGATTTTATACCTGAGTTTAAAAACCCAAAACTGATCAAAAGCTATAATGCTTCTGATACAAGCTATACAACTACTCCGGCCAAACGTGAAATCACTTTTCGGGATTTGTTAACGCATACATCAGGCATCGGCTACCCAGCCTCAGGGTCCGATACGATGAGGGCTATTTATGCTAAGAATAATATTCCATCTGGACTTGGTTATTTTAAAGGAAATGCATTGGCCACGATGAAAGAAGTAGCAGCGCTGCCTCTAAAACATAATCCCGGATCAAAATATACTTATGGCTTAAGTACTGACGTTTTAGGATGCTTAGTTGAGATAATCAGCGGAGAGTCGTTAGAAACTTATTTTCATAAGAATATTTTTGAACCACTTGGCATGAAAGATACCTATTTCAATGTGCCGTCAACAAAGGCCGGAAGGCTTCCCACCGTTTATACGGAAGATGAAAATAATCAGATCATTGAATGGTCGTCCACATTTAGAAATATCGATCCCAGGTATCCGCTCTTTCGAAAAAATACTTTTTCAGGTGGATCAGGTTTATCTTCCACGGCTTTTGATTATTCCATATTTCTCCAAATGCTGCTAAATGGCGGCCGATATAATGGTAAACAAATATTGGGAAGGCGTACAGTAGAATTGATGTTAAGTCCTCAGTTGGCTGACAATGTATTTGGTGATAATAATTTTTGTCTTGGGTTTGAATATACAACCGAAAAAACTGCAAACTTAAAGATGCAGAACAAGGGTTCTTTTTCATGGGGTGGTTACTACGGTTCATACTATTGGGCCGATCCAAAAGAAAAACTCATTTGCCTGATCATGACCCAGCATACACCCAATTCTCACATAAACTTTGTTAGTCAAATCACAAACAGCATTTACGGAAGTTTGAAATAAAAAACAGTTTAAACCTGAGGCATTCCGAATTTATTACCATGTAAGGCGGAGAGCATGGTAAGTTTATAAAGAGAAAAATTCCGAATTGAATAAAGCTATTGCAGCTTTTCTGAAATCACTGAATATTCCCAACGAGTAAAACGGAGAATTTCAATTGATGATATTAAGCTTTCAACATGGTTGAATCACGTTCAATTAATGTTGAGGGTAACATTACAGTCGTGTCAGCTGTAATGGTATGCTTCTTCTTTTCGATCATGGTGAACAAAACTTCAGCTGCACTTTTACCAATTTCAAAAGCTGGCTGTGTAATAGTGGTGAGTGATGGATTTAAGATGGGAGCTGTTTCAAGTGTAGAGAACGCAACAACTTTCAGATCTTTTGGAATATTGATGTGTCCTGAAAGGCTCACCATATAGATCTGCATTGCCAGGCGTTCTACCGATGCAACAATACCATCGATCTCATTGTGCTGTTGCAGTAATTCTTTCACCTGTTCAAAGATCATTTCCTGTGTTCCCGTACAATCGATCACGTATTGATAATCTTCTGTCTGTAACCCTGCATCTGAAAGTGCCGCAGCAAAACCTGCTGCCCGTTTACTACAAATAGATAAGGAAAGTGAAGTAGAAAGAAAAACAGGATGCTTACATCCTTTCTCCAGTAACAGTTTTGCTGAAAGATAACCGCTCTCATAATCGTTGGTGATTACTTTAGGGGCTTTTAAACTTTCAAACTCCCTGTCGAAAAAAACAACCGGAATATTTTCGTTTTGTAATTTCTGAATATGTTCTGCATCCGTTGTTTCGCTTGAGATAGAAATCAGCACGCCATCAACACGGCCACTGTAACAATGATTCACTACTGCTTTCTCGATCTCAAAACTTTCGTGCGAAAGATAAATAAGCACATGATAATTCTTTTGAACTGCCACTGCCTGTATGCCGTTGATGGCTAAAGAGAAAAAGTTGTCAGCCACTTCAGGTAAAATAACAGCAATGGTTTTACTTTTTTGTTTACGTAAGCTGCTGGCATATGGATTGGGCACATAGTTCAATTGCTCCGCCATTGCCAATACTTTTTTCTTGGTCTCTGCACTTATTTCATGGCTGTCTTTTAACGCCTTCGAAACAGTTGCAATAGAAAGGCCAAGTTCTTTTGCCAGGGTCTTAATTGTAAGCTTACTCATACGTTCGAAACAGATCTGTGGTTGGGTCTAACACTCTGATTGAAAGGTAAAGATAGGCCGAATACCGAAAACGGTTTCGTAAATAAAGTGAGTGAAACTAACGGCATTATCCAATAAAAAATTGTCATTTTAACCTTTAACAATCACTAACGAATTGCATTGCGTATGAAACTAGGAAGCAACTTCTGCTTTTTCCTGTATTCTTTATCGCCACTTATTTTCCCGGCGAAAAGACCGTCTCAACTACAGTTTGTCGTTCACAGTATACCAACATTAATCACTTTTAAATAAGCTATATGAGTAAAAACAACTTTGAGGCAGTGCCGCTCAATAACCTTGATGAATGGGAAGATGATTTGCTCAGGCGCTATCCCGATCCCGAAGCTATTGCCACCGCAAAGTCAACTGAAGAATACAGGAACTATGAAGAACCGGCAAGGGATACGGTAAAAGAGTTTTATCGCTTGAATCATACTTACCAAACCTATGCTTTTGTGCAGGAGAAACGTAAAGAGTTTCTTCAGTTCAATAAAAAAGAAATGACGGTTTGGGATGCGTTTGATTTCCTTAATCAATTGGTTGATGATTCTGATCCGGATACAGATCTTGATCAGTTACAGCATTTGCTTCAAACATCAGAAGCTATCCGTCGTGATGGCCATCCTGATTGGATGGTACTTGTTGGTTTAATGCACGACATGGGAAAAGTGCTTTGTCTTTTTGGTGAACCACAATGGGCTGTGGTGGGAGATACCTTCCCGGTTGGTTGTGCGTATTCCGATAAAATTGTATTCCCGGAATATTTTTCGGCCAACCCCGATTTCAATGATCCTGTTTACCAGACAAAGCATGGTGTATATGAACCCAACTGTGGTTTGCGCAATGTAGATATGAGTTGGGGACACGATGAATATGTGTATCATATGCTGAAAGGTCATATTCCTGAAGAAGGATTATACATGCTCCGTTATCATTCATTTTATGCATGGCATCGGGAAGGAGCGTATGATCATTTATTAGATGATCATGATCGCAATATGTTGAAATGGGTACAACTCTTTAACCCTTATGACCTCTATTCAAAAAGCCCTGAGCCACCGGATTGGAAAAAACTGCGACCATATTATGAAGAACTGGTTGCAAAATATCTGCCGGCAAAAATCAAATTTTAAACAACCACATGATCGATAAATATGGAGTCCAATATCCTTCAACAGTTTCTTACTATAACTCCTAAAACAAACTGCTATGATGCAAATTTTTAAACAACGATTGATTTACCGTTATGCATTACCTGGTATAATGGTTCTTTTTCTTGCACTTGTTTCGTCAGGTGTAAGTGCACAACAAACACAGGTTACCGGAACAGTAAAAGATGATAAAGGTGAACCTGTAGCATCTGCCACTGTATCTGTAAAAGGCAAAAATGTTTCTACAACAACCGGAGCTAACGGTACATTTACGATTTCTGCTAAGGCAAACGATGTGCTGGAGATCAGTGCTGTTTCTTTTGCAACTCAAGAGATAAGA
Protein-coding regions in this window:
- a CDS encoding inositol oxygenase family protein encodes the protein MSKNNFEAVPLNNLDEWEDDLLRRYPDPEAIATAKSTEEYRNYEEPARDTVKEFYRLNHTYQTYAFVQEKRKEFLQFNKKEMTVWDAFDFLNQLVDDSDPDTDLDQLQHLLQTSEAIRRDGHPDWMVLVGLMHDMGKVLCLFGEPQWAVVGDTFPVGCAYSDKIVFPEYFSANPDFNDPVYQTKHGVYEPNCGLRNVDMSWGHDEYVYHMLKGHIPEEGLYMLRYHSFYAWHREGAYDHLLDDHDRNMLKWVQLFNPYDLYSKSPEPPDWKKLRPYYEELVAKYLPAKIKF
- a CDS encoding GntR family transcriptional regulator, producing MHKFQIIEDRGLTRIQQVAESIRRDIEKGVLQRNEQLPSINEFSSEYKVARDTIEKAYGLLKKEGYINSFAGKGYYVAGRKEMKLKVLLVFNKLSTYKKMVYDSFIETLGKHGKVDLQIHHYNPQLLKEIIENALGKYHYYVIMPHFYLNAKPEEYRKIFEMIPEQELVILDKQVKGFKKNCIEVYQDFQNDIYSALSDADDLLLKYKRVVVVLKKEGHHPREIIKGVQQYCFEFKKELEVLSNTDTLELEKGTVYIETTEADLALLIKKARQSKMIPGKDIGIISFNETVLKELLDVTVITTDFEAMGRTAAKCILDNNFRKIRNPFYMIRRKTL
- a CDS encoding serine hydrolase domain-containing protein — translated: MKKIHGLVLTFFALHCAFAQTLSPIVKQHNGFNYQRLAQIDTILKNYQDQNWLVGAVVIIVKDNQVVYYKGSGYANRLSKTKMQADAIFRIMSQTKAITSFAIMQLLERGKLSLDQPISDFIPEFKNPKLIKSYNASDTSYTTTPAKREITFRDLLTHTSGIGYPASGSDTMRAIYAKNNIPSGLGYFKGNALATMKEVAALPLKHNPGSKYTYGLSTDVLGCLVEIISGESLETYFHKNIFEPLGMKDTYFNVPSTKAGRLPTVYTEDENNQIIEWSSTFRNIDPRYPLFRKNTFSGGSGLSSTAFDYSIFLQMLLNGGRYNGKQILGRRTVELMLSPQLADNVFGDNNFCLGFEYTTEKTANLKMQNKGSFSWGGYYGSYYWADPKEKLICLIMTQHTPNSHINFVSQITNSIYGSLK
- a CDS encoding LacI family DNA-binding transcriptional regulator gives rise to the protein MSKLTIKTLAKELGLSIATVSKALKDSHEISAETKKKVLAMAEQLNYVPNPYASSLRKQKSKTIAVILPEVADNFFSLAINGIQAVAVQKNYHVLIYLSHESFEIEKAVVNHCYSGRVDGVLISISSETTDAEHIQKLQNENIPVVFFDREFESLKAPKVITNDYESGYLSAKLLLEKGCKHPVFLSTSLSLSICSKRAAGFAAALSDAGLQTEDYQYVIDCTGTQEMIFEQVKELLQQHNEIDGIVASVERLAMQIYMVSLSGHINIPKDLKVVAFSTLETAPILNPSLTTITQPAFEIGKSAAEVLFTMIEKKKHTITADTTVMLPSTLIERDSTMLKA